Within the Actinomycetota bacterium genome, the region TGGTCGAGCGCCTGGGCGGGAACGTCGTCGGCCTGGTGTGCCTCATCGAGCTGGAGTTTTTGAACGGCCGCTCCAAGCTGGACGGGCTGGAGCTGCAGACCTTTATCCGGTACTAGGCTCCTCCGGGGGGTCGGCCAGAAGGTCGTCCACCTCCGCCATCTCCTGCTCGGTCAACTGCCAGGACGCAGCCGCTGCGTTGGCGCGCACCTGCTCGGGCGTAGTGGCGCCGGCGATCACGGTCGTCACCGGGTCCCGGGCAAGCAGCCAGGAGAACGCCAGCTCCAGTATCGAGTGACCGCGGTCCTCGGCGAAACGAATCAGGGCTTCAACCACCTGAAGGTTCCAGCGGGACATGCGGTCGGCGCCCCACCCCGAGTCCAGCCGGCTGCCGGGCGGCGGCGGCTGGCCCAGCCGGTACTTGCCGGTCAGCAGCCCGCTGGCGAGCGGGAAGTAGGGGATGAATGCCAGGCTCCGCCTCCGGCACTCATCCAGTACGCCGCCCTCCGGGTGCCGGTGCAGCAGGCTGTACTCGTTCTGGACGCTCACGTAGCGGGCGGCGCCGGGCCGGGCTGCGGCCTCGGCCGCTGCGATCTGCTGGGGTGAGTACTCCGAGCAGCCGATCTCACGGACCTTGCCGGCTCTGACCAGATCGTCCAGAGCCGAGAGGGTCTGGTCTATCGGGGTGCCGGGATCCGGCCGGTGCTGCTGGTAGAGGTCGATGTGCCCGGTGCCCAGGCGCTTCAGGCTCCTGTCGGCCGCCCTGCGGATGTTGGCGGGGCTCGAGTCGCCGTTGAACCCGAACTTGCTGGCGACCACCGCGTCGTCCCGACGGCCTTTGAGCGCCCTGCCCAGGTGCTCCTCGCTCTTGCCGGAGCCGTAGAGCTCGGCGGTGTCGAAGAAGTTGATGCCGGCGTCGAGCGCCGCATGCACCACCTTGGCGGAGGCCCTGGCGTCGGTGCGGGTGGAGAAGTTGTTGCAGCCGAGCCCGACTACAGAGACGTCCAGCGAGCCGATGCGGCGGTGCTCCATGGCTCCCACCTACCCGGAATACCGGGAGAGAAAATTCACGGCTTTCCGGCCGTCTCTTTCTCCAGCCTGTCGATGGCCGCGAGCTTGGAAAGCAGACTGTCGAGGGCCTGTAGCTCCTCCAGCGACAGCTCGAGCAGCGCCTCGGGGGGCTGCGAGTAGTGCTCCTTCAAAGTGGCCTTGGTCTCCGACCCGGTTTTCGTGAGCACCACTCCTTTGACTCGCCGGTCGGTGGTGGACGGGCGGCGCTCGACCAGTCCCCGCTCCTCCAGCCGGTCGATCAGCCAGGTGGCGGTAGAGGCGTCGCAGCCCATCTCCTGGGCGCACGCACCCATCGGCAGGGCCTCGCCCGGCTCGAGCGTCATTAGAGCCTTCATGTGGCCCGGGGTGAGCCCGATGTCGTTCAGCCCCCGGCTCTTCTTGCGGAACTGGGCCATGGAATACTCGGACATGGTTCGCCACACGCGGCTGGCCGCCGTAGCCACATCCGGAACCCTCTCGGTGTCGGTCACAGTTTGATATTACTAGGAATTTCAGAATGTTTCATTGACCTAAATTTGGTCACTCAAATGATTTGACGAGTAGAACTATCTATGTCAGCATTCCCGCTATGACAAATCCAGCAATCCTCGTTGAAGGACTCAAAAAGAGCTACGGCGAAGTCGAAGCCCTGAAGGGTGTCGACTTCGAGGTGCCTGAGGGCACCATCTTCGGCCTCCTGGGCCCCAACGGCGCGGGCAAGACCACCGTCGTTCGGATCCTGTCGACAATCATCAAGCCCACCGCGGGCCGGGCCATGGTCCTGGGCTACGACGTTGAGAAGCACCCCGCCGACGTGCGGCTGAGAATCGGTCTGGCCGGCCAGAGCGCAGCCGTGGACCCGAACCTGACCGGGCGGGAGAACCTGAAGCTCATCGGCACGCTGGCCCAGCTGTCCCGCAGCGTGATCGGCCCGAGGGCCGACGAGCTGCTGGAGCGATTCCAGCTGGTCGAGGCGGCCAACCGCCCCATTCGCACCTACTCCGGCGGGATGCGCCGCCGGCTGGATGTCGCGGCCGCCCTGGTAGGGAAACCTCCCGTCATCTTCCTGGACGAGCCCACCACCGGCCTGGACATCCAGAGCCGCACCGAGCTCTGGCGGGTCATCGAGGAGCTGGTGGCCGAAGGGTCGACCGTCCTGCTGACGACGCAGTACCTGGAGGAGGCCGACGTGCTGGCCGACCGGATCGCCGTGGTTCACGGTGGCATCGTGGTTGCGAACGACACGGCTGCGGCGTTGAAGGCCCGCCTGGGCAGCACGGTTATCGAGTTGACCCTGAAGAACGACGTCGAGGCGAAGCGGGCGCAGGCCCTGCTTTCCCGGCTGGTCACAGAACATCCCGAGCATGAGGGGGACAAGGTTCGACTGTCCACCGCCGAGGCCCCCAAGGTACTGACCCAGGTGTTGCGGTCGCTGGACGCCAACGGCATGTCGGCGCTCGGCATCACGGTTCGCGACCCCAGCCTCGACGACGTCTTCCTGTCCCTCACCGGCAAACACGCCGAAGAGAAGGACGAGGACGAGGCGAAGGGCAAACACCCTCGAGGCCGCAAAGCCAGGCGAACGCCCGCCATCGAGGAGGCGGCTAAGGCCGTCGACGAGTGGATCGGCGGCATCGAGCAGGGAGCGGAACCGGCGGTTCCGGAAGTTGCTGCCTTCGACGAGCGCTGGCACGCAGTCGACGACGAGGACGAGTGGAACGCCCTGGAAGAGGCTGGCGACGGATTCGGCCACGGTGCGGCCGCCGGCCTGCAGGAGGTGCTGGCTCAGCTTCCCTACAAGGCAGGCTCGGGCGACGTCGAGCTCCATCTGAAGGAGGTGGCGCAGGCCGCCCTGACCTACTACCGCGACTCCAGCTCCACCCAGCCGCTCGACGTTCGCCCGGTCGCCGGGTACCTCGCGCTGGAGCAGCGGTTCGGACGGATCAGCGGGGACACCTCAGCGGACCAGGCGGCATCGTTGCTCATGGGTGCTGCCGTGGCGAAAGCCGTGGGGCTCGGGTCGTCGGCCGGGCCGCACAACGGCGAGGCCGCCGAGTTTGCGGAAGGCGCAGTGAGGATCCTTCTGGACGGAATCGGAGAAAAGGTATGAGCGCGGTAAGAGCAGAATCGATGCCGGGAACTGCAGCCCGGCCCGCCAAGGCCGGAAGCACCATGAGGGACATCCTTGCGGTCACCGGCCGCAACCTGACCTCGATCCGGCGGGTTCCTCAACTGCTGGTCTTCACGTTGATCCAGCCGGTGATCTTCGTGGTGCTGTTCCGCTACGTCATGGGAGGGGCCATCGAGGTCCCGGGCGGCTCCTACGTGAACTACCTGATCCCGGGCATCTTCATCCAGACGGTCACCTTCGGGGCGCTGCAGACGGCAATCGGGATGGCGGCAGACTTGAAGAGCGGCCTGTTGGAGCGGTTCAGGTCGCTGCCGATGTCTCGGTCGGCGGTTCTGGCCGGTCGGACCACAGCCGATCTGCTCCGCAACATCGTGGTGGTTGCGCTGATCGCCGGTGTCGGGTTCCTGGTCGGCTTCCGGGTTCAAACCAGCGCACTGGAGTTCATCGCCGGCCTGGCCCTCTGTGTTTTGTTCTCGTACGTGTTGTCGTGGGTCTTCGCTACCGTCGGGCTGCTGGTGGGCGACCCCGAGAGCGCCCAGGCGGCGGCGTTCCCGGTGATGGCGCCCTTCGTGTTCGCCTCATCGGCGTTCGTGGCGGTCGAGAGCATGCCGGACTGGCTTCAGGGCTTTGCCCGGAACCAGCCGGTTTCAGTGGTCGCCTCTGCGGTCAGGGCGCTGTCCATCGGCCAGCTCCCGGGCGCCGAGAGCACCTCGACCTACGTCATCAGGGCGCTGCTGTGGTGCGGGGGCATTCTTGTGGTGATGATGCCGCTGGCCATAGCCAGGTACCGCAAGACGGTCTAATTTCAAGTAAGGAAGGCGGCCTCCCGTTGACGGGGGGCCGCTTGTCTTTTTACCTCCTGGTTATGCCGGGGCGCCCGCACCGTTTACACACCGCAGGTGGTCCAGCAGCAGTTCGAGATGGCCCTGGCTCACCGATGACCAGACGTTGTAGAGGCACGCCTGGCCCTGGACGTAAAGCTGAGCCAGGAGCCTCGGGCCGGTTCCGCCCTCCGGGCCGTACCCCGCGCGGCTGCCGTCGGACCAATCCCTGCTGTTCGGCCAGTTGTTGGTCAACGCCTTGACCTGGTCGGGCGTGTCGCCGGTCAACCCGGTGCCGGCCACCCCGAACGCGCTCCGGCCGCAGTTGGTGCACGGATCTCCGCTGGCCGCGGTTCCCGGCAGTCCGGCTTTGTCCCAAGCTACCGCCCACCCGCCGGAGAACGCAGCGCGCCGGGCGGTTGCCCCGCTTCCTTCCGTGCCGAGGGTGTCGGGTGCCAGGGCGGCGCAGCTCGACTTGTTCTCCGCCCTGGACCACTCGGTCACCAACACCGCGGGCACCTGGCTCTCAGCGAGCGGATCGGCCGACCACGGTGGGGCGACCGGACCCGGCGTCGCAGGCGCGGCGCTGGGAGCGGTTCCGGAAGCCGTTGGCGAGGCTGCACTCGCGGTTGCGGTGGGTTCTGCACTCGCAGTTGCGGAGGGGGAGGGGCTTTCGCTCGGGGCGGGATCCTCGCCGCCACACCCAAAGGTGGCCAAAGCGGCGGCCAACAGGGCCACCAACAGACGACCACGTGTTCTGAACATGAGACCCCCGCCTGAGTTTGCGGCCAAGGCTACACCTCCGACCGCCGAATTTAGAACGTGATCGAATTCACCATGTCCCAAAAGATCCAACCGGCGATCCCGAGTACAGCGACCACTAAGATCACAACCACCACTGTCGCTTGTTGCTTCATCGTCCGACCTTTGCTCACAGCAATTACAGCCTTGACTTTGGCTTCATCTTTAGTTCAAAGTAAACTATTACTATGACAACTAAGGCCGACTCTCTTCCCGTCACCACCTGGGCGATCCTCGGTATGTTGACCTTCGGCGCCAGGTCCGGCTACGACCTCTCCAAGATGGTCGAGCAGAGTATCGGTCACTTCTTCAGCCCGGCCAAGAGCCAGATCTACGCCGAGCTTCGGCGCCTGGTCACCCTCGGCTTCGCCGACGTCGAGCACGTCAACCAGACCGTTCGCCCCAACAAACGCCTCTACAGCATCACTCCGAAAGGCCGCACCGAACTGCGGGAGTGGCTGGAGACGTCCGACGTGGAGCCCGACTCGATAAGGAGCCCGTTCCTGCTGAAGATGTTCTTCGGGGCGCTGATCTCCCCTGAGGTTCTGATCGGCCAGGTGAAGCAGGCGCACGAGCAGGCGCAGATGGAGTTGAAAGTCCTGGAGAACCTGGAAGCCGAGA harbors:
- a CDS encoding aldo/keto reductase, which codes for MEHRRIGSLDVSVVGLGCNNFSTRTDARASAKVVHAALDAGINFFDTAELYGSGKSEEHLGRALKGRRDDAVVASKFGFNGDSSPANIRRAADRSLKRLGTGHIDLYQQHRPDPGTPIDQTLSALDDLVRAGKVREIGCSEYSPQQIAAAEAAARPGAARYVSVQNEYSLLHRHPEGGVLDECRRRSLAFIPYFPLASGLLTGKYRLGQPPPPGSRLDSGWGADRMSRWNLQVVEALIRFAEDRGHSILELAFSWLLARDPVTTVIAGATTPEQVRANAAAASWQLTEQEMAEVDDLLADPPEEPSTG
- a CDS encoding MarR family transcriptional regulator yields the protein MTDTERVPDVATAASRVWRTMSEYSMAQFRKKSRGLNDIGLTPGHMKALMTLEPGEALPMGACAQEMGCDASTATWLIDRLEERGLVERRPSTTDRRVKGVVLTKTGSETKATLKEHYSQPPEALLELSLEELQALDSLLSKLAAIDRLEKETAGKP
- a CDS encoding ATP-binding cassette domain-containing protein; the encoded protein is MTNPAILVEGLKKSYGEVEALKGVDFEVPEGTIFGLLGPNGAGKTTVVRILSTIIKPTAGRAMVLGYDVEKHPADVRLRIGLAGQSAAVDPNLTGRENLKLIGTLAQLSRSVIGPRADELLERFQLVEAANRPIRTYSGGMRRRLDVAAALVGKPPVIFLDEPTTGLDIQSRTELWRVIEELVAEGSTVLLTTQYLEEADVLADRIAVVHGGIVVANDTAAALKARLGSTVIELTLKNDVEAKRAQALLSRLVTEHPEHEGDKVRLSTAEAPKVLTQVLRSLDANGMSALGITVRDPSLDDVFLSLTGKHAEEKDEDEAKGKHPRGRKARRTPAIEEAAKAVDEWIGGIEQGAEPAVPEVAAFDERWHAVDDEDEWNALEEAGDGFGHGAAAGLQEVLAQLPYKAGSGDVELHLKEVAQAALTYYRDSSSTQPLDVRPVAGYLALEQRFGRISGDTSADQAASLLMGAAVAKAVGLGSSAGPHNGEAAEFAEGAVRILLDGIGEKV
- a CDS encoding ABC transporter permease, with the protein product MSAVRAESMPGTAARPAKAGSTMRDILAVTGRNLTSIRRVPQLLVFTLIQPVIFVVLFRYVMGGAIEVPGGSYVNYLIPGIFIQTVTFGALQTAIGMAADLKSGLLERFRSLPMSRSAVLAGRTTADLLRNIVVVALIAGVGFLVGFRVQTSALEFIAGLALCVLFSYVLSWVFATVGLLVGDPESAQAAAFPVMAPFVFASSAFVAVESMPDWLQGFARNQPVSVVASAVRALSIGQLPGAESTSTYVIRALLWCGGILVVMMPLAIARYRKTV
- a CDS encoding PadR family transcriptional regulator, giving the protein MTTKADSLPVTTWAILGMLTFGARSGYDLSKMVEQSIGHFFSPAKSQIYAELRRLVTLGFADVEHVNQTVRPNKRLYSITPKGRTELREWLETSDVEPDSIRSPFLLKMFFGALISPEVLIGQVKQAHEQAQMELKVLENLEAEIRGNPEFFYPNLVLRFGLAHNRASVAWTEQVLLELEQDGSLQQEVGK